Proteins encoded together in one Candidatus Desulfatibia profunda window:
- the cobU gene encoding bifunctional adenosylcobinamide kinase/adenosylcobinamide-phosphate guanylyltransferase yields MKEIVLIIGGCRSGKSRHALELATRVAGQERIFIATCLPRDNEMQERVRRHQKERDQRWKTIEAPFRLPEAINDHSCKANVIVVDCLTLWLSNLLLENDDTLGIQGRIHELTQSLEMAQCSIFLVSNEVGAGIVPENRLARLFRDTAGFANQQVAAGADRVVWMVAGIPVPIKGLPG; encoded by the coding sequence ATTAAGGAAATTGTATTAATCATCGGAGGATGCCGGAGCGGCAAAAGCCGCCATGCCCTTGAACTGGCAACACGGGTTGCCGGGCAGGAACGCATCTTTATCGCCACCTGCCTCCCCCGCGACAACGAAATGCAGGAGCGCGTCCGGCGCCACCAAAAGGAGCGGGATCAGCGCTGGAAAACAATCGAGGCACCGTTCCGTCTGCCGGAAGCCATCAATGATCACAGTTGCAAAGCAAATGTGATCGTTGTCGACTGTTTAACCCTCTGGCTCAGCAATCTTCTTTTGGAAAATGATGATACCCTCGGAATCCAAGGACGGATTCATGAATTGACGCAATCGCTCGAAATGGCCCAATGCTCGATTTTTTTGGTATCAAACGAGGTCGGAGCCGGCATTGTTCCGGAAAACCGCCTGGCCAGGCTGTTCAGGGATACGGCCGGATTTGCCAATCAGCAGGTAGCGGCCGGCGCAGACAGGGTCGTCTGGATGGTGGCCGGAATTCCGGTACCGATCAAAGGTCTCCCAGGATGA